A region of Roseobacter litoralis Och 149 DNA encodes the following proteins:
- the hflK gene encoding FtsH protease activity modulator HflK: MAGNNGGPWGGGGNSGNDKPNGGSGGGNRGSGGGGPRGPGGEGPQIPEIDELVKKGQERLRVLMGGKGGNGNGGGTGGGGSGGPALTRGTIGLAALAAFGAWLMASLYTVAPEEQSVELFLGEYSATGNSGLNFAPWPLVTAEVLPVTREQTEDIGARTDSGLMLTTDENIIDIDFQVVWNISDPAKYLFNLAEPQETIRAVSESAMREVIARNELAPILNRDRQVVADEALQLIQSTLNGYDSGVNIIRLNLDKADPPREVIDSFREVQAAEQERDRLERQADAYANRVTAGARGEAASRLEQAEAYRAQQVNEAQGEAARFTSVLEEYVKAPDVTRKRLYLETMERVFGGVDKIILESGLGGEGGQGVVPYLPLNELRRPTGGTN, encoded by the coding sequence ATGGCTGGCAACAATGGCGGCCCCTGGGGGGGCGGCGGAAATTCGGGCAATGATAAACCGAACGGCGGTTCGGGCGGTGGAAATCGTGGGTCGGGCGGCGGCGGTCCGCGCGGTCCCGGCGGCGAAGGGCCGCAAATTCCTGAGATAGATGAACTGGTCAAAAAGGGTCAAGAACGTCTGCGCGTCCTCATGGGCGGCAAAGGCGGCAATGGTAACGGCGGTGGCACCGGTGGCGGTGGCAGCGGTGGACCCGCGCTGACGCGTGGCACAATCGGGCTGGCCGCTCTGGCAGCCTTTGGTGCGTGGCTGATGGCGAGCCTCTACACGGTCGCTCCCGAAGAACAATCGGTTGAATTGTTTCTCGGCGAATACTCGGCCACAGGAAACTCGGGTCTGAACTTTGCGCCATGGCCACTTGTTACGGCAGAAGTCCTTCCTGTGACGCGCGAACAAACCGAAGACATCGGTGCGCGCACGGACAGTGGTCTGATGCTGACGACGGATGAGAACATCATCGACATCGATTTTCAGGTGGTTTGGAACATCAGTGATCCGGCCAAATACCTCTTCAACCTTGCTGAGCCACAGGAAACAATTCGTGCGGTGTCTGAATCAGCGATGCGCGAAGTGATTGCGCGTAACGAACTTGCGCCGATCCTTAACCGGGATCGTCAGGTGGTTGCCGATGAAGCGCTGCAACTGATCCAGTCGACGCTCAACGGTTATGACAGTGGTGTGAACATCATTCGTCTCAACCTCGACAAGGCCGACCCGCCGCGCGAAGTGATCGACAGCTTCCGCGAAGTGCAGGCGGCTGAGCAGGAGCGTGACCGTCTGGAACGTCAGGCTGATGCATATGCGAACCGGGTCACAGCGGGCGCACGCGGTGAAGCTGCAAGCCGGTTGGAACAGGCTGAAGCCTATCGCGCACAGCAGGTCAACGAAGCACAGGGTGAGGCGGCACGCTTCACATCTGTTCTTGAGGAATACGTCAAGGCACCTGATGTGACGCGCAAACGTCTCTATCTGGAGACCATGGAACGTGTATTTGGCGGCGTCGACAAGATCATTCTTGAAAGTGGTCTTGGTGGAGAAGGTGGACAAGGCGTCGTGCCCTATCTGCCGCTCAATGAATTGCGCCGTCCGACTGGAGGAACAAACTGA
- the rpiA gene encoding ribose-5-phosphate isomerase RpiA, with protein sequence MSSELSPIDKAKFVCAKRAAQFVENGMRVGLGTGSTAAWLVRCLGERVRDEGLHITGVPTSTRTAELAREVGIDVITLDAAKRLDLTIDGADEFDGAFNLIKGGGGALLHEKVVATSSDRMIVIADVGKEVETLGAFPLPIEVIPFGLQTTHALVDETLVSMDVLGRDSSLRMDGDKPFVTDEGNHIIDLHLKRIGDARQLAMTLNQLPGVVENGLFIDICDTVVLGFGDGKVEVRDINDGTVASERMVFAESDNLFSDLSD encoded by the coding sequence ATGTCTTCAGAACTCTCGCCGATCGACAAGGCAAAATTTGTCTGCGCCAAACGGGCCGCACAATTCGTAGAAAATGGTATGCGGGTGGGGCTGGGCACCGGGTCAACGGCGGCCTGGCTTGTGCGCTGTCTGGGGGAGCGGGTGCGCGACGAAGGGCTGCATATTACAGGGGTTCCGACATCTACGCGCACTGCGGAACTGGCCCGTGAGGTCGGTATTGATGTGATCACACTCGATGCGGCCAAGCGGCTGGATCTGACGATTGATGGTGCGGATGAATTCGATGGCGCGTTTAATCTGATCAAAGGCGGTGGCGGTGCCTTGCTGCATGAAAAGGTCGTGGCGACGTCTTCTGATCGCATGATCGTGATTGCCGATGTGGGCAAAGAGGTTGAGACGCTGGGCGCCTTCCCGCTGCCGATCGAGGTGATCCCCTTTGGATTGCAAACGACCCATGCGCTGGTTGATGAAACCCTCGTCTCCATGGACGTTCTGGGGCGCGACAGCAGCCTGCGGATGGATGGCGACAAACCTTTCGTGACGGACGAAGGCAACCACATCATTGATCTGCATCTCAAGCGGATCGGCGATGCGCGGCAACTTGCGATGACGCTCAATCAGCTGCCGGGTGTGGTTGAGAACGGTCTGTTCATTGATATCTGCGACACGGTCGTTCTGGGTTTTGGGGACGGAAAGGTCGAGGTGCGCGACATCAATGATGGAACGGTTGCAAGCGAACGCATGGTTTTTGCCGAAAGTGACAATCTGTTCAGCGATCTGAGCGATTGA
- a CDS encoding FAD-dependent oxidoreductase — protein sequence MTDFDYDLFVIGGGSGGVRAARVAASEAGARVALAEEDRYGGTCVIRGCVPKKLMVFASEYAGMPDEAQAYGWDMQKGSFDWPGFKTKLNAELDRLEQVYRRLLSESGVETFDARATVSGPHEVTLSDGQTKSAKHILVATGGHPVRPDMPNAHLGIVSDDIFHLETLPKSVLIVGGGYIACEFAGILNGLGVKVTQYYRGAQILRGFDDEARGLVAEQMRERGVDLKVGTNILEMAPAGEHDSMSEGGAMGGTAQDRAELAQMHSSAATKGPVWVKSTSGTEGVFDVVLFATGRDPNTKDMGLEALGVKLGRRGQIEVDAYSQTGVPSIYAIGDVTDRVNLTPVAIREGMAFVETVFKGNPTAVDHDLIPSAIFTQPEMGTVGLGEEAAREQEPVEIYCTSFRPMQTAFAGKPDRVLMKLIVSIKTRKVLGCHIVAPNAGEMIQLAGIAIKMGATKEDFDRTVAVHPTMSEEIVTMRSPMRTA from the coding sequence ATGACTGACTTTGACTATGATCTTTTCGTGATTGGTGGCGGCTCAGGGGGCGTCAGAGCGGCGCGCGTGGCGGCCAGCGAAGCAGGCGCGCGGGTGGCTCTGGCAGAAGAAGACAGATACGGCGGAACCTGCGTGATCCGCGGCTGCGTGCCCAAAAAGCTGATGGTATTCGCCTCGGAATATGCGGGCATGCCGGATGAAGCGCAGGCCTATGGCTGGGACATGCAAAAAGGCAGCTTTGATTGGCCGGGGTTCAAAACCAAGCTGAACGCAGAACTGGACCGCCTTGAGCAGGTCTATCGCAGGCTGTTGTCGGAATCAGGTGTTGAGACATTTGATGCACGCGCCACAGTGTCCGGCCCGCATGAGGTGACATTGTCAGACGGGCAAACCAAATCCGCCAAACATATTCTGGTAGCAACCGGCGGTCATCCCGTGCGACCAGATATGCCCAATGCCCATCTTGGCATTGTGTCCGATGATATTTTCCATCTGGAGACCCTGCCCAAATCGGTACTGATCGTTGGCGGGGGCTACATCGCCTGCGAATTCGCCGGGATCCTGAACGGGTTGGGGGTCAAGGTCACGCAATACTACCGGGGTGCGCAGATATTGCGCGGCTTTGATGATGAGGCCCGTGGCCTTGTCGCGGAGCAAATGCGCGAACGCGGCGTCGACCTCAAGGTAGGCACGAACATTCTTGAGATGGCCCCTGCGGGAGAGCATGACAGCATGTCCGAAGGCGGCGCCATGGGCGGGACGGCGCAGGATCGCGCAGAACTTGCACAAATGCACAGCAGCGCTGCGACAAAAGGCCCGGTCTGGGTGAAATCCACCAGCGGCACCGAAGGGGTCTTTGATGTGGTTCTCTTCGCGACAGGGCGGGACCCGAACACCAAAGACATGGGGCTTGAAGCGCTTGGCGTGAAACTGGGTCGGCGTGGGCAGATCGAAGTTGACGCCTACAGCCAGACCGGGGTGCCCTCCATCTATGCGATCGGGGATGTCACCGACCGCGTCAACCTGACGCCGGTCGCGATCCGTGAGGGCATGGCCTTTGTCGAAACTGTCTTCAAAGGCAATCCGACGGCTGTGGATCACGACCTGATCCCGAGCGCAATTTTCACCCAACCGGAAATGGGCACGGTCGGTCTGGGCGAGGAAGCGGCCCGCGAACAGGAACCGGTTGAAATTTATTGCACATCGTTTCGGCCAATGCAGACTGCGTTTGCCGGAAAACCGGACCGCGTGTTGATGAAACTCATTGTGTCGATAAAGACGCGAAAGGTCCTTGGATGTCATATTGTAGCCCCAAATGCGGGTGAAATGATCCAACTGGCGGGCATCGCCATCAAGATGGGTGCAACGAAAGAAGACTTTGACCGAACGGTTGCGGTCCACCCCACAATGTCGGAAGAGATCGTGACGATGCGTTCTCCCATGCGCACGGCTTGA